A stretch of Chloroflexota bacterium DNA encodes these proteins:
- a CDS encoding amidohydrolase family protein, whose translation MIIDAHATVIIPDMIPKLPPFFAKATEPELLKRMDEAKIKRSIIWSLPRTPAAVKANNDWVAGVVKQHPDRFTGFVCVYPLDTEAALSEIEHRLSTPEFAGLKLHPLVQGFPMNHPSALTIVRRAKEYDIPVVIHVTSAAMEPLTTDEAKKKQVELNREQPLSAPNLLLDIIELYDSPKVMAAHLGGIYDDQICASKISFQTTGASVEALEYAYQKVGAGRIVYGSDYPFFEPAAEVAKVKAAKIPQEAKDKILGQNVAALLRTKP comes from the coding sequence ATGATCATCGACGCCCATGCCACAGTGATTATACCGGACATGATCCCAAAACTTCCCCCATTCTTCGCCAAGGCTACCGAACCAGAGCTACTGAAGAGGATGGATGAGGCTAAAATCAAAAGATCGATAATCTGGTCCCTGCCCAGAACACCAGCTGCCGTCAAAGCAAACAACGACTGGGTCGCTGGCGTCGTGAAACAGCACCCCGATAGATTCACTGGTTTCGTCTGCGTCTATCCCCTCGACACCGAAGCAGCCCTTTCCGAGATAGAACATCGGCTGTCCACCCCTGAATTCGCCGGACTCAAGCTGCATCCCCTCGTCCAGGGCTTTCCGATGAACCACCCCTCAGCCCTGACCATTGTCCGTCGAGCTAAAGAATACGATATACCAGTGGTTATCCACGTCACCAGTGCCGCTATGGAGCCGTTAACAACAGACGAGGCCAAGAAAAAACAGGTGGAGCTGAACCGTGAACAGCCTCTATCAGCCCCAAACCTGCTGCTGGACATCATCGAGCTGTATGATTCTCCTAAGGTGATGGCTGCCCATCTTGGAGGCATCTACGACGACCAAATTTGCGCCTCGAAGATCTCCTTTCAAACCACCGGCGCCTCTGTCGAAGCCCTGGAATACGCCTACCAAAAAGTTGGCGCTGGGCGCATCGTCTATGGCTCAGACTACCCCTTCTTCGAGCCAGCCGCTGAGGTGGCCAAGGTTAAGGCCGCTAAGATTCCCCAGGAGGCGAAGGATAAGATTCTGGGACAAAATGTAGCCGCGCTCCTGCGAACAAAGCCATAG
- a CDS encoding YfhO family protein yields MPKQHAKKPHDDSETDLKERRNPSILHLLGPWLRRYPYVTEYLREAAALSLLGALILAFFWRLITPDSSARQYIVPGDFTNQFYPFHFYTVKELSSGHLPLWNPYIFSGHPFLADIQTAVLYPLTIITALIARQNGLSFLILEWRVIAAYALACLFTYGLARELLKDRRSALLVAITFTFSGFLTSYPALQLPILDTVIWLPLILLFLQRGINKGNFLYLTAAGIVFCISILGGHPQTAMLITYTSLLYILYSGWVGGWTWGRRFLGIALFLFIGFGLAAVQLIPSLELLTHSVRDKLPYEVASWGYDWQSLVGILLPTWRGEKALYIGILPLLLALLIPRPSKQHLFWIGLFLFSILLSLGDKGFLYRLLYPLIPGFAMFQDQERAIFLYSLTGSILAGFGFQSIGSSRTLSNESASYTRRLILVSLGLLLLAYLPVILQNWGSIGSFGLNALLPILSNYKSLALLLLLAFPLLYLRLQGKVNAPLFSAAIVALVVLDLFSANWSNNFGPTQPVPGAAIKSTTAFLEHQSGLFRLRGQDEHVLPPNYGMFTGLANISGDTPFQIKRMQQLLYSPHEWRLWQLLNVKYILTRAKLDQGVKLVFEEGDIKTYEMLFALPRAYVVQQVRVADSPEQALAMVLSEGFNPGTGAVLEEKPKLAAAPAQQQPATVIITEYTPKRMKIATKTSDDGILVVSETYYPGWKAYLDGQPAKIYRADYVLRAIELPHGSHELLFVYDPDSFKMGLIISSITSFFLLLLSLITTLGQPRRTP; encoded by the coding sequence ATGCCAAAACAACACGCGAAAAAGCCACACGATGACTCGGAAACGGACCTCAAAGAACGTCGAAATCCGAGTATTCTACATTTGTTAGGGCCATGGCTCAGAAGATACCCATATGTCACTGAATACCTTCGGGAGGCTGCTGCCCTATCCCTGCTTGGCGCCCTCATCCTGGCCTTCTTCTGGCGCTTGATCACTCCTGATAGCAGCGCCAGACAATATATTGTTCCTGGAGATTTCACCAACCAGTTCTATCCTTTCCATTTTTATACGGTCAAGGAGCTCTCGTCTGGACACCTACCGCTCTGGAATCCTTATATCTTCAGCGGGCATCCTTTCTTGGCAGACATCCAAACAGCTGTTCTTTACCCTTTGACCATCATCACCGCCCTAATAGCCAGGCAAAACGGACTCTCTTTCCTCATTCTGGAATGGCGAGTGATCGCCGCCTATGCCCTGGCATGCCTGTTCACCTACGGCCTGGCCAGGGAGCTCCTTAAGGACAGGCGCAGCGCTTTGCTAGTGGCCATAACGTTTACCTTCAGCGGCTTCCTCACCTCTTATCCCGCCCTGCAACTACCCATCCTGGACACAGTCATCTGGTTACCTCTTATCTTGCTCTTTCTTCAGCGCGGTATCAATAAAGGGAATTTTTTGTACCTTACTGCGGCCGGCATTGTCTTCTGTATTTCTATACTGGGTGGTCATCCTCAGACAGCTATGCTGATAACCTACACCAGCCTACTTTATATCCTTTACTCCGGTTGGGTAGGCGGATGGACATGGGGAAGAAGGTTCTTGGGTATCGCCCTTTTTCTTTTCATCGGTTTCGGATTGGCAGCTGTTCAGCTCATACCCTCACTGGAACTGTTGACGCACTCGGTCAGAGATAAACTCCCCTACGAAGTGGCCAGCTGGGGTTATGACTGGCAATCACTGGTCGGCATCTTGCTCCCCACCTGGCGAGGCGAGAAGGCGCTTTACATCGGTATACTGCCGTTGCTCCTCGCCCTCCTCATCCCTCGTCCCAGCAAGCAGCACCTCTTCTGGATAGGACTATTTCTCTTTTCGATCCTGCTCTCTCTGGGTGATAAGGGATTCTTGTACCGCCTCTTATACCCCTTAATCCCCGGTTTCGCTATGTTCCAGGATCAAGAACGGGCTATCTTCCTGTATTCCCTCACTGGCTCCATACTGGCTGGCTTTGGTTTTCAATCCATCGGCAGCAGTAGAACCCTGAGTAACGAGTCTGCATCTTATACACGGCGCCTGATCCTGGTCAGCCTAGGCCTCCTTCTCCTTGCCTACCTTCCAGTAATACTCCAAAACTGGGGAAGCATTGGGAGCTTCGGACTCAATGCCCTGCTGCCTATCCTTTCTAACTATAAATCCTTGGCCCTCCTGCTCTTGCTCGCTTTTCCTCTTCTCTATTTACGTCTCCAGGGAAAGGTAAACGCTCCCCTGTTCAGTGCGGCCATCGTGGCCCTGGTTGTATTGGACCTATTTTCGGCCAACTGGTCAAATAACTTCGGCCCAACACAGCCAGTGCCTGGCGCGGCCATCAAGTCCACTACGGCCTTTCTCGAACATCAAAGTGGCCTCTTTCGCCTGAGAGGCCAGGACGAACATGTGCTGCCACCAAACTACGGGATGTTCACTGGCTTGGCCAACATCTCTGGTGACACACCCTTTCAGATAAAGCGAATGCAACAGCTTCTCTACTCACCACATGAATGGCGACTCTGGCAACTTTTGAATGTGAAGTACATTCTGACCAGAGCGAAACTCGATCAGGGAGTGAAGCTGGTCTTTGAAGAGGGTGATATAAAGACGTACGAGATGCTTTTTGCCCTTCCGAGAGCTTATGTCGTTCAGCAGGTACGCGTCGCTGACAGCCCAGAGCAGGCTCTGGCTATGGTATTGTCTGAGGGGTTCAATCCAGGCACTGGAGCTGTGCTTGAGGAAAAGCCCAAACTGGCTGCTGCCCCTGCTCAACAGCAGCCAGCAACTGTTATAATCACGGAGTATACGCCCAAACGGATGAAGATTGCGACCAAAACATCAGATGACGGCATCTTAGTGGTGAGCGAAACCTATTACCCTGGCTGGAAAGCTTATCTTGATGGACAGCCCGCAAAGATATACCGTGCCGACTACGTGCTCCGGGCCATCGAGTTACCTCATGGTTCCCACGAATTGCTATTTGTTTACGATCCAGACTCGTTTAAGATGGGTCTGATTATAAGTAGCATTACCAGCTTCTTTCTATTACTATTAAGTTTGATCACCACACTGGGACAGCCCAGGCGGACCCCCTAA